One Struthio camelus isolate bStrCam1 chromosome 28, bStrCam1.hap1, whole genome shotgun sequence genomic region harbors:
- the RBMS2 gene encoding RNA-binding motif, single-stranded-interacting protein 2 isoform X2, which produces MLLSVQPRSGIAAFTYNKSSKKPYAPPAPQPGPPSPSPAGGAADQLSKTNLYIRGLHPGTTDQDLVKLCQPYGKIVSTKAILDKTTNKCKGYGFVDFDSPTAAQKAVTALKASGVQAQMAKQQEQDPTNLYISNLPLGVDEQELEALLKPFGQVVSTRILRDPHGASRGVGFARMESTEKCEAVITHFNGKYIKTPPGVPAPPDPLLCKFADGGQKKRQSQGKFVPNGRAWARDGEAVSRGRGAGGRPGGRAASHPLCPPQGTVTLAYDPATALQNGFYPAPYGLAPSRMMAQTALAPYLPSPVSSYQVHGPAWMHQSYLMQPTGAVLAPAVDHAVSIQPSVMAPLTQQLGHLSLGSAGTYVPAAAVPGAFVPPYPPGPPCAVAVEEGSAPPSHVPVESPSEPGAYPYPYPK; this is translated from the exons atgctgctctCGGTGCAGCCGCGCTCCGGCATCGCCGCCTTCACCTACAACAAGAGCAGCAAGAAG CCCTATGcgccgccggcgccgcagccgggtccccccagccccagccccgccgggggggccgccgaCCAGCTCAGCAAGACCAACCTGTACATCCGGGGGCTGCACCCCGGCACCACGGACCAGGACCTCGTCAAGCTGTGCCAGCC CTATGGGAAGATCGTCTCCACCAAAGCCATCCTGGACAAGACGACCAACAAGTGCAAAG gctaCGGCTTCGTCGACTTCGACAGCCCCACGGCGGCCCAGAAGGCCGTGACGGCGCTCAAGGCCAGCGGGGTGCAGGCGCAGATGGCCAAG caacaggagcaGGACCCCACCAACCTCTACATCTCCAACCTGCCGCTGGGGGTGGacgagcaggagctggaggcgctGCTGAAGCCCTTCGGGCAGGTGGTGTCCACCCGCATCCTGCGCGACCCCCACGGGGCCAGCCGTGGCGTGGGCTTCGCACG gATGGAGTCCACGGAGAAGTGCGAGGCCGTCATCACCCACTTCAACGGGAAGTACATCAAGACGCCCCCGGGGGTGCCAG cccccccggaCCCGCTGCTCTGCAAGTTCGCGGACGGCGGGCAGAAGAAGCGGCAGAGCCAGGGCAAGTTCGTGCCCAACGGGAGGGCCTGGGCCCGGGACGGCGAGGCggtgagccggggccggggggccggggggcggccggggggccgggccgcctctcaccccctctgccccccccagggCACCGTGACCTTGGCCTACGACCCCGCGACGGCGCTGCAGAACGG GTTCTACCCGGCGCCCTACGGCCTGGCCCCCAGCCGCATGATGGCCCAGACGGCGCTGGCCCCATACCTGCCGTCCCCCGTCTCCTCCTACCAG GTCCACGGCCCCGCCTGGATGCACCAGTCGTACCTCATGCAGCCCACG GGCGCCGTGCTGGCCCCCGCCGTGGACCACGCCGTCTCCATCCAGCCCTCCGTGATGGCCCCCCTCACCCAGCAGCTCGGGCACCTCTCGCTGGGCAGCGCCGGCACA TacgtgcccgccgccgccgtgccgggaGCCTTCGTGCCGCCGTACCCGCCGGGCCCGCCGTGCGCCGTGGCCGTGGAG GAGGGCAGCGCCCCGCCGAGCCACGTCCCCGTGGAGTCGCCGTCCGAGCCCGGCGcctacccctacccctaccccaagtag
- the RBMS2 gene encoding RNA-binding motif, single-stranded-interacting protein 2 isoform X3, translating to MLLSVQPRSGIAAFTYNKSSKKQPYAPPAPQPGPPSPSPAGGAADQLSKTNLYIRGLHPGTTDQDLVKLCQPYGKIVSTKAILDKTTNKCKGYGFVDFDSPTAAQKAVTALKASGVQAQMAKQQEQDPTNLYISNLPLGVDEQELEALLKPFGQVVSTRILRDPHGASRGVGFARMESTEKCEAVITHFNGKYIKTPPGVPAPPDPLLCKFADGGQKKRQSQGKFVPNGRAWARDGEAGTVTLAYDPATALQNGFYPAPYGLAPSRMMAQTALAPYLPSPVSSYQVHGPAWMHQSYLMQPTGAVLAPAVDHAVSIQPSVMAPLTQQLGHLSLGSAGTYVPAAAVPGAFVPPYPPGPPCAVAVEEGSAPPSHVPVESPSEPGAYPYPYPK from the exons atgctgctctCGGTGCAGCCGCGCTCCGGCATCGCCGCCTTCACCTACAACAAGAGCAGCAAGAAG CAGCCCTATGcgccgccggcgccgcagccgggtccccccagccccagccccgccgggggggccgccgaCCAGCTCAGCAAGACCAACCTGTACATCCGGGGGCTGCACCCCGGCACCACGGACCAGGACCTCGTCAAGCTGTGCCAGCC CTATGGGAAGATCGTCTCCACCAAAGCCATCCTGGACAAGACGACCAACAAGTGCAAAG gctaCGGCTTCGTCGACTTCGACAGCCCCACGGCGGCCCAGAAGGCCGTGACGGCGCTCAAGGCCAGCGGGGTGCAGGCGCAGATGGCCAAG caacaggagcaGGACCCCACCAACCTCTACATCTCCAACCTGCCGCTGGGGGTGGacgagcaggagctggaggcgctGCTGAAGCCCTTCGGGCAGGTGGTGTCCACCCGCATCCTGCGCGACCCCCACGGGGCCAGCCGTGGCGTGGGCTTCGCACG gATGGAGTCCACGGAGAAGTGCGAGGCCGTCATCACCCACTTCAACGGGAAGTACATCAAGACGCCCCCGGGGGTGCCAG cccccccggaCCCGCTGCTCTGCAAGTTCGCGGACGGCGGGCAGAAGAAGCGGCAGAGCCAGGGCAAGTTCGTGCCCAACGGGAGGGCCTGGGCCCGGGACGGCGAGGCg ggCACCGTGACCTTGGCCTACGACCCCGCGACGGCGCTGCAGAACGG GTTCTACCCGGCGCCCTACGGCCTGGCCCCCAGCCGCATGATGGCCCAGACGGCGCTGGCCCCATACCTGCCGTCCCCCGTCTCCTCCTACCAG GTCCACGGCCCCGCCTGGATGCACCAGTCGTACCTCATGCAGCCCACG GGCGCCGTGCTGGCCCCCGCCGTGGACCACGCCGTCTCCATCCAGCCCTCCGTGATGGCCCCCCTCACCCAGCAGCTCGGGCACCTCTCGCTGGGCAGCGCCGGCACA TacgtgcccgccgccgccgtgccgggaGCCTTCGTGCCGCCGTACCCGCCGGGCCCGCCGTGCGCCGTGGCCGTGGAG GAGGGCAGCGCCCCGCCGAGCCACGTCCCCGTGGAGTCGCCGTCCGAGCCCGGCGcctacccctacccctaccccaagtag
- the RBMS2 gene encoding RNA-binding motif, single-stranded-interacting protein 2 isoform X1, producing the protein MLLSVQPRSGIAAFTYNKSSKKQPYAPPAPQPGPPSPSPAGGAADQLSKTNLYIRGLHPGTTDQDLVKLCQPYGKIVSTKAILDKTTNKCKGYGFVDFDSPTAAQKAVTALKASGVQAQMAKQQEQDPTNLYISNLPLGVDEQELEALLKPFGQVVSTRILRDPHGASRGVGFARMESTEKCEAVITHFNGKYIKTPPGVPAPPDPLLCKFADGGQKKRQSQGKFVPNGRAWARDGEAVSRGRGAGGRPGGRAASHPLCPPQGTVTLAYDPATALQNGFYPAPYGLAPSRMMAQTALAPYLPSPVSSYQVHGPAWMHQSYLMQPTGAVLAPAVDHAVSIQPSVMAPLTQQLGHLSLGSAGTYVPAAAVPGAFVPPYPPGPPCAVAVEEGSAPPSHVPVESPSEPGAYPYPYPK; encoded by the exons atgctgctctCGGTGCAGCCGCGCTCCGGCATCGCCGCCTTCACCTACAACAAGAGCAGCAAGAAG CAGCCCTATGcgccgccggcgccgcagccgggtccccccagccccagccccgccgggggggccgccgaCCAGCTCAGCAAGACCAACCTGTACATCCGGGGGCTGCACCCCGGCACCACGGACCAGGACCTCGTCAAGCTGTGCCAGCC CTATGGGAAGATCGTCTCCACCAAAGCCATCCTGGACAAGACGACCAACAAGTGCAAAG gctaCGGCTTCGTCGACTTCGACAGCCCCACGGCGGCCCAGAAGGCCGTGACGGCGCTCAAGGCCAGCGGGGTGCAGGCGCAGATGGCCAAG caacaggagcaGGACCCCACCAACCTCTACATCTCCAACCTGCCGCTGGGGGTGGacgagcaggagctggaggcgctGCTGAAGCCCTTCGGGCAGGTGGTGTCCACCCGCATCCTGCGCGACCCCCACGGGGCCAGCCGTGGCGTGGGCTTCGCACG gATGGAGTCCACGGAGAAGTGCGAGGCCGTCATCACCCACTTCAACGGGAAGTACATCAAGACGCCCCCGGGGGTGCCAG cccccccggaCCCGCTGCTCTGCAAGTTCGCGGACGGCGGGCAGAAGAAGCGGCAGAGCCAGGGCAAGTTCGTGCCCAACGGGAGGGCCTGGGCCCGGGACGGCGAGGCggtgagccggggccggggggccggggggcggccggggggccgggccgcctctcaccccctctgccccccccagggCACCGTGACCTTGGCCTACGACCCCGCGACGGCGCTGCAGAACGG GTTCTACCCGGCGCCCTACGGCCTGGCCCCCAGCCGCATGATGGCCCAGACGGCGCTGGCCCCATACCTGCCGTCCCCCGTCTCCTCCTACCAG GTCCACGGCCCCGCCTGGATGCACCAGTCGTACCTCATGCAGCCCACG GGCGCCGTGCTGGCCCCCGCCGTGGACCACGCCGTCTCCATCCAGCCCTCCGTGATGGCCCCCCTCACCCAGCAGCTCGGGCACCTCTCGCTGGGCAGCGCCGGCACA TacgtgcccgccgccgccgtgccgggaGCCTTCGTGCCGCCGTACCCGCCGGGCCCGCCGTGCGCCGTGGCCGTGGAG GAGGGCAGCGCCCCGCCGAGCCACGTCCCCGTGGAGTCGCCGTCCGAGCCCGGCGcctacccctacccctaccccaagtag